Proteins encoded in a region of the Inquilinus sp. KBS0705 genome:
- a CDS encoding molybdopterin oxidoreductase: MLLGNYLQLVYDAEKEAVKAFNRVADKHGDEPDVYQTCQLLASWSEAHISDIQPELQLYPAKPDTTAEKLERVMFDNNEKGSFALLRDLHDLWLLATEIDICWTIIRQAADGLRDKELKDLCTKLQKGTERQIAWLQTRVKQAAPQTLIVGV; encoded by the coding sequence ATGCTTTTAGGTAATTATCTACAGTTGGTTTACGATGCCGAAAAAGAGGCTGTGAAAGCCTTTAACAGGGTAGCAGATAAACATGGTGACGAGCCGGATGTTTATCAAACCTGCCAACTGCTCGCTTCTTGGTCTGAAGCCCACATTTCGGATATACAACCTGAGCTACAGCTATACCCGGCCAAGCCCGATACTACTGCCGAAAAGCTCGAAAGGGTGATGTTCGATAATAATGAAAAAGGTTCGTTCGCGCTGTTGCGCGATCTTCATGATCTGTGGTTACTGGCAACTGAAATTGATATCTGCTGGACTATTATACGGCAGGCAGCTGATGGCTTACGTGATAAGGAATTGAAAGATTTATGTACAAAGCTGCAAAAAGGCACAGAAAGGCAGATAGCCTGGCTGCAAACCCGCGTTAAGCAAGCTGCGCCGCAAACGCTTATTGTAGGTGTCTGA